One Flavobacterium sp. 90 DNA segment encodes these proteins:
- a CDS encoding N-acetylmuramoyl-L-alanine amidase: MKINKDWLVSDTDAEKIKKLVSPNARYIIIPKYLVIHYTAGDTAESAINWFMTPQDKGNPDRIAAHIVVDVDGSITQLVPFNRRANHAGYSVWDKISGFNDHAIGIEIVNPGYLEKLPDGSYRRHIGQDKNKKPVYKTYPASIASKIYVGDHKHKFWTDSDNHLWFQFPKAQLDAVYALSDLLTKHYQLITAIGHDDISPARKPDPGPAFPWDDFKKAVFGKTDFVGRIFKVTENGTNFRSTPSKENTPIKSLKKDYEVGLIETNGSWYKVYLVNERKDVVNPDGSSKKEIGWIHNSLLILK, translated from the coding sequence CCAAAATATTTGGTTATTCATTACACTGCAGGTGATACTGCAGAATCTGCTATTAATTGGTTTATGACGCCACAAGACAAGGGTAATCCTGACCGAATTGCAGCACATATTGTTGTAGATGTAGATGGTTCAATTACTCAACTAGTCCCTTTTAACAGAAGGGCTAATCATGCAGGATATAGTGTTTGGGATAAAATATCGGGATTTAATGATCATGCCATAGGCATAGAAATCGTTAATCCTGGCTATTTAGAAAAATTACCTGACGGAAGTTACAGAAGACATATTGGACAAGACAAAAACAAGAAGCCTGTTTATAAGACGTACCCTGCTTCTATTGCCTCTAAAATTTATGTTGGCGATCATAAGCATAAGTTCTGGACAGATTCTGATAATCATCTTTGGTTTCAATTTCCAAAGGCACAACTAGATGCTGTATATGCATTAAGCGACTTGCTTACAAAACATTACCAACTGATTACTGCTATTGGTCACGACGATATTTCGCCTGCGCGAAAACCAGATCCGGGTCCTGCATTCCCTTGGGATGATTTCAAAAAGGCTGTCTTTGGAAAAACTGATTTTGTTGGCAGAATATTTAAGGTTACAGAAAATGGCACCAACTTTAGAAGCACCCCATCAAAAGAAAATACACCAATAAAAAGCCTTAAAAAAGATTATGAAGTTGGACTCATTGAAACCAATGGCTCCTGGTATAAAGTCTATTTAGTAAATGAAAGAAAAGACGTCGTTAATCCTGATGGCAGCAGTAAAAAAGAAATTGGATGGATACATAATTCGTTATTGATTTTGAAATAA